In the Enterococcus rotai genome, AATATGCAAATATAGGAGGTATTTTATGAAAAGGAAACACTTTTTACTTTCATTCATTGTAATGATGGCAAGTCTACTGACATTTACCCTTGGGCAGAATGCTCAGGCTGAGGAAAAAACATATAATATAGGAACAGATTTGACATTTGCCCCATTTGAATTTCAAGATTCTAAAGGAGAATATGTAGGAATCGATGTTGATTTACTTCATGCGATCGCTGAGGATCAGAATTTTGAAGTGAATTTGAAACCTTTGGGCTTTGATAGTGCCATTCAAGCTGTCCAATCAAAACAAGTCGATGGCATGATCGCAGGTATGAGTATTACAGATGAACGTAAAAAATCATTCGACTTTTCAGAACCTTATTTTGATAGTGGCTTACAAATGGCCGTCAAAAAAGGCAATGATAAAATCAAAGGCTATGAAGACTTAAAAGGAAAAACTGTAGCCGCAAAAGTAGGGACGGAAAGCGCCACTTTCTTGGAAAAGAATCAAGAAAAATATGACTATACAATCAAAAATTTTGATGATGCTACAGGTCTTTATCAAGCTCTTGAAAATGGTGAAGCCGATGCTATCTTTGATGATTATCCGGTTTTAGGATATGCCATAACAAATGGTCAAAAATTACAGTTAGTCGGTGAAAAAGAAACTGGTAGTTCTTACGGTTTCGCTGTGAAAAAGGGCGAAAAAAAAGAATTGATTGAAAAATTCAATGCTGGTTTAAAAAAACTAAAAAGTTCAGGCAAATATGATGAGATCGTAAGTAAGTATATTTCTACTGGAACTGAAAGCGACTCAGAATCTAAAATGAAAAAAATCCAACCAAAAAAAGACACTTATGTAGTCGCTAGCGATTCGACTTTCGCTCCATTTGAATTTCAAAATTCTGATGGCAAATATGAAGGAATCGATGTTGATTTAGTCAATCGAATCGCAGAACTACAAGATTTTACTATTGAGTTTAAATTTATTGGTTTCAGCTCAGCTGTTCAAGCCGTCGAGTCTGGTCAAGCCGATGCAATGATCGCCGGCATGACGATCACAGATGAACGTGAAAAATCCTTTGACTTTTCTACTCCTTACTTCAATAGTGGAATTCAAATTGCTGTAAAAAAAGGCAATGACAAAATCCATTCTTACGAGGATTTAAAAGATAAAAAAGTCGGCGCTAAAATCGGAACTGAAAGTGCTGATTTCCTTGAAACGAACAAAGATAAGTATGGTTATTCGATCAAATATCTAGATACGACAGACGCATTATACAGTGCACTTGAAATCAATGAGATCGATGCTATGATGGATGACTATCCTGTCATTGGTTATGGTGTGGCTCAAAAACAACCATTAACAACGCCAATTCCACGTGAAGAAGGTGGAAAATATGGATTTGCTGTTAAAAAAGGTAAAAATCCTGAACTGATTCAAATGTTTAATGAAGGTTTAGCAGAATTAAAACGAACTGGTGAATATGATGAAATCATCGGAAAATACGTAAAAGACGGCTCTACTGAAAATAAAGTGGATGAATCAACATTCGTCGGCATGATTCAAAATAACTGGAAACGATTATTAAACGGATTATGGATGACGATTCAATTAACCTTGATTTCATTTATTTTAGCCCTGATCGTGGGAGTACTTTTTGGATTATTCA is a window encoding:
- a CDS encoding amino acid ABC transporter substrate-binding protein/permease, which translates into the protein MKRKHFLLSFIVMMASLLTFTLGQNAQAEEKTYNIGTDLTFAPFEFQDSKGEYVGIDVDLLHAIAEDQNFEVNLKPLGFDSAIQAVQSKQVDGMIAGMSITDERKKSFDFSEPYFDSGLQMAVKKGNDKIKGYEDLKGKTVAAKVGTESATFLEKNQEKYDYTIKNFDDATGLYQALENGEADAIFDDYPVLGYAITNGQKLQLVGEKETGSSYGFAVKKGEKKELIEKFNAGLKKLKSSGKYDEIVSKYISTGTESDSESKMKKIQPKKDTYVVASDSTFAPFEFQNSDGKYEGIDVDLVNRIAELQDFTIEFKFIGFSSAVQAVESGQADAMIAGMTITDEREKSFDFSTPYFNSGIQIAVKKGNDKIHSYEDLKDKKVGAKIGTESADFLETNKDKYGYSIKYLDTTDALYSALEINEIDAMMDDYPVIGYGVAQKQPLTTPIPREEGGKYGFAVKKGKNPELIQMFNEGLAELKRTGEYDEIIGKYVKDGSTENKVDESTFVGMIQNNWKRLLNGLWMTIQLTLISFILALIVGVLFGLFSASPSKTLRVISTIYVDIIRGIPLMVLAFFIYFGLPGILGFNIPVFLAGIITLTLNASAYISEIVRGGINAVPVGQMEASRSLGLSYNRTMQKIILPQAIKIMIPSFVNQFVISLKDTTILSAIGLIELLQTGKIIVARNLQSTMVYFVIAMMYLILITALTKLAKVLEKKVK